One Halalkalicoccus tibetensis genomic region harbors:
- a CDS encoding glycosyltransferase family 4 protein: MSNSDPRLSVLSLVTSETSFYRQQEEHLRKQGVEIDTLTVSGKEVVDGGPEETRSYSHYIKTLIEFHKDYTHSDYDVIHSNFGLTAPIALSQFRTPVVMTLWGTDLMGKYGPVTKLCAKRCDGVMVRSEEMAEMLPCNAEIVPSGVDLDLFQPMSTVDARREVGWAEEPFQVLFPYSPGYTRKNYPLAEAVVNEVSDELGMDIELQTISDIEHEKVPVYMNASDAILLTSSREGSPNTVKEAMACNVPVVTTDVGDVQLRLKNVTNSYVGRNEAELVSGLKQVLLSGERTNGREEVREVSWENIAKAIIALYQLVVK, from the coding sequence ATGAGCAATTCCGATCCGAGGCTATCCGTTCTTTCACTCGTCACCTCGGAAACATCATTTTATAGGCAACAAGAGGAACATCTGAGAAAACAGGGAGTCGAAATTGATACGCTCACGGTATCTGGAAAAGAGGTAGTCGATGGTGGGCCAGAGGAAACGAGAAGTTATAGCCATTATATAAAAACTCTCATCGAATTTCATAAGGATTACACACATTCTGATTATGACGTTATTCATTCGAACTTCGGTCTAACAGCGCCAATAGCACTTTCACAGTTCCGCACACCGGTAGTGATGACTCTCTGGGGAACGGACCTCATGGGGAAATACGGTCCTGTGACGAAGCTATGTGCTAAGCGCTGTGACGGCGTCATGGTTCGCAGCGAGGAGATGGCGGAGATGTTACCCTGTAATGCGGAGATCGTACCGAGTGGAGTCGATTTGGATCTGTTTCAGCCGATGTCAACAGTAGACGCACGGCGTGAAGTAGGGTGGGCAGAAGAGCCATTCCAAGTGCTATTCCCGTATTCTCCAGGGTATACGCGGAAGAACTATCCGCTGGCTGAAGCCGTAGTGAATGAAGTAAGCGACGAGCTCGGAATGGATATTGAGTTACAGACGATCTCCGATATCGAGCATGAGAAGGTACCAGTGTATATGAACGCTTCAGATGCGATATTGCTAACGTCATCTCGAGAAGGATCGCCAAACACGGTAAAGGAGGCGATGGCATGCAATGTTCCCGTTGTGACGACCGATGTTGGAGACGTACAGCTTCGGTTGAAGAACGTAACAAACTCCTATGTTGGTAGAAATGAGGCGGAGTTAGTCTCCGGTCTAAAACAAGTGCTGCTGTCTGGAGAGCGGACCAATG
- a CDS encoding metal-dependent hydrolase, producing MMPWEHAIIGYVAYSLFVHTVYQDSPTSHETIIVVFASLLPDLIDKPLAWQFGVFEGGYALGHSIFFAVPLSAAVAILAYNRGQSRFSWAFGIGYLLHPLFDVLPTYIGSGELQLERILWPIGGNGSQQDSISEGVVINFVPYVRSIGGQLLTGEPSRYLLFVLGLGSFAFLLWLYDGMPVVKEGYHGVRERVSRLDTNNDQR from the coding sequence ATGATGCCATGGGAGCATGCGATCATCGGTTATGTCGCGTATTCACTGTTTGTACACACGGTGTATCAAGATTCTCCGACAAGCCACGAAACGATTATCGTTGTATTCGCATCGCTACTGCCCGACCTCATAGACAAGCCTCTCGCGTGGCAATTCGGTGTCTTTGAAGGCGGATATGCACTCGGTCATTCGATTTTCTTTGCAGTTCCGCTCTCCGCTGCTGTGGCCATTCTAGCCTACAACCGTGGGCAATCACGATTCAGCTGGGCATTCGGAATCGGTTATCTGCTTCATCCTCTTTTTGATGTCCTTCCGACTTACATCGGAAGCGGTGAGCTTCAACTTGAGCGGATTCTTTGGCCGATTGGAGGGAATGGGTCCCAGCAAGACAGCATCTCTGAAGGAGTCGTTATCAACTTCGTACCGTATGTTCGTTCCATCGGAGGACAACTACTCACCGGTGAGCCGAGCCGGTATCTCTTGTTTGTACTCGGACTCGGCAGCTTTGCCTTCCTGCTCTGGCTATATGACGGCATGCCAGTCGTCAAGGAAGGATATCATGGTGTTCGTGAGCGTGTTTCGCGTTTGGATACCAATAATGACCAACGGTGA
- a CDS encoding polysaccharide deacetylase family protein, translating into MDDQTDRRQFITALGAGSLALTAGCTDQFSDATPGGDDNGEDSDDTAPVDDNEEQDATPPAIDHGEVVDDFEDLDEWAALEGDITPDEDEALTGSQVPRIENAGNVAGMFRAYPDGLDMEGHHLSLAVRVENPRPVGITVRILAPGEADQLESTRTIVGTYEGWLRMDVGYTNQVGEPFLDDVQEIQILIESQDEEEIRFWVDDLRMTPAADQGYVMLTFDDGVESQYENALPLLEERGMSATASVVPDSLNREDRMTIDHLREMRDAGWDISSHPEGEAFMELNDPESIRQVIESDYEYLDERGFPDGARSMFVPYHNTNEEVVEITREYHDLSSYFGGTPNAVPFTDPMHLSRVDMHDLEGFTSMIDIAEEHNQLAIGLAHGIVPENEIEDDPLADMTTEELEELLDYIEESDVQVVTPSDLLDSQEDL; encoded by the coding sequence ATGGACGATCAAACTGATCGACGGCAGTTCATAACCGCGCTCGGTGCCGGCTCACTCGCTCTGACAGCTGGATGTACTGACCAGTTTTCGGACGCCACACCAGGAGGCGACGATAACGGAGAAGACAGCGATGACACGGCACCTGTCGATGACAATGAAGAGCAAGACGCAACACCACCCGCGATCGATCACGGTGAAGTCGTTGATGACTTCGAAGATCTCGATGAGTGGGCTGCTCTTGAAGGTGATATCACACCTGATGAGGATGAAGCGCTTACAGGCTCGCAAGTGCCACGTATCGAAAATGCAGGCAACGTTGCAGGCATGTTTCGCGCGTATCCCGATGGTCTGGACATGGAAGGACACCACCTTTCACTTGCCGTTCGAGTTGAAAACCCCCGTCCTGTTGGCATTACTGTCCGAATACTTGCGCCCGGCGAAGCTGATCAGCTCGAAAGTACCCGAACAATTGTCGGTACATATGAAGGCTGGCTTCGAATGGACGTCGGCTATACCAATCAAGTAGGCGAACCATTTCTCGATGATGTTCAAGAGATCCAGATTCTTATCGAAAGTCAAGATGAAGAGGAAATTCGCTTCTGGGTCGATGATCTCCGGATGACTCCCGCCGCCGATCAAGGTTATGTAATGCTGACGTTTGACGACGGGGTCGAAAGTCAGTACGAAAACGCACTCCCTCTTCTTGAAGAGCGCGGTATGTCAGCTACTGCATCTGTCGTCCCTGATTCGCTCAACCGCGAAGATCGTATGACGATCGATCATCTCCGCGAAATGCGCGATGCGGGCTGGGACATCTCTTCGCATCCTGAAGGGGAGGCGTTCATGGAGCTCAATGATCCCGAATCGATCCGTCAAGTTATCGAATCAGACTATGAATATCTCGATGAACGTGGCTTCCCTGATGGGGCACGGTCGATGTTCGTCCCGTATCATAATACGAACGAAGAGGTCGTCGAGATCACCCGTGAGTATCACGATCTGAGTTCGTATTTTGGTGGTACACCTAACGCTGTGCCGTTCACGGATCCAATGCATCTTTCGAGAGTTGACATGCATGACCTTGAGGGCTTTACCTCCATGATCGATATCGCTGAGGAGCACAACCAACTTGCAATCGGACTCGCACATGGAATCGTCCCGGAAAACGAAATCGAAGACGACCCACTGGCAGATATGACCACTGAAGAACTTGAGGAGCTGCTTGACTACATCGAGGAGAGCGATGTTCAAGTTGTCACTCCCTCGGACTTACTGGACAGCCAGGAGGATCTCTGA